A region of Streptomyces sp. NBC_00654 DNA encodes the following proteins:
- the rplL gene encoding 50S ribosomal protein L7/L12 encodes MAKLSQDELLEQFETLTLIELADFVKAFEEKFDVKAAAPVAVAAAGGAAAAADAPEEQDEFDVILTGAGEKKIQVIKVVRELTSLGLKEAKDLVDGTPKPVLEKVAKEAAEKAAESLKAAGASVEVK; translated from the coding sequence ATGGCGAAGCTGTCCCAGGACGAGCTGCTCGAGCAGTTCGAGACCCTGACCCTCATCGAGCTCGCTGACTTCGTCAAGGCCTTCGAGGAGAAGTTCGACGTCAAGGCTGCCGCCCCGGTCGCCGTCGCCGCCGCCGGTGGCGCTGCCGCCGCCGCGGACGCCCCGGAGGAGCAGGACGAGTTCGACGTCATCCTCACCGGCGCCGGCGAGAAGAAGATCCAGGTCATCAAGGTCGTGCGTGAGCTGACCTCGCTGGGTCTGAAGGAGGCCAAGGACCTCGTCGACGGCACCCCGAAGCCGGTCCTCGAGAAGGTCGCCAAGGAGGCCGCCGAGAAGGCTGCCGAGTCCCTCAAGGCCGCCGGCGCTTCCGTCGAGGTCAAGTGA
- the rplJ gene encoding 50S ribosomal protein L10, with product MARPDKAAAVAELTDQFRSSNAAVLTEYRGLTVAQLKQLRRSLGENAQYAVVKNTLTKIAANEAGINTLDDLFTGPTAVAFVTGDPVESAKGLRDFAKDNPNLIIKGGVLDGKALSADEFKKLADLESREVLLAKVAGGIKASMAKAAATFQAPLSEFVRTADALRAKVEQGGAGTPAPADAEVAE from the coding sequence ATGGCAAGGCCCGACAAGGCTGCCGCGGTAGCCGAGCTGACGGACCAGTTCCGCAGCTCGAACGCCGCCGTGCTGACCGAGTACCGGGGTCTCACCGTGGCACAGCTCAAGCAGCTGCGCCGTTCGCTCGGTGAGAACGCCCAGTACGCCGTGGTGAAGAACACGCTGACCAAGATTGCGGCCAACGAGGCCGGGATCAACACGCTGGACGACCTGTTCACGGGTCCGACGGCGGTTGCCTTCGTCACCGGTGACCCGGTGGAGTCGGCGAAGGGTCTTCGTGACTTCGCCAAGGACAACCCCAACCTCATCATCAAGGGCGGTGTCCTTGACGGTAAGGCGCTGTCCGCCGATGAGTTCAAGAAGCTCGCGGACCTCGAGTCCCGCGAGGTTCTGCTCGCCAAGGTGGCCGGTGGAATCAAGGCGTCGATGGCCAAGGCCGCGGCGACGTTCCAGGCCCCGCTGTCGGAGTTCGTCCGCACTGCGGACGCCCTTCGCGCCAAGGTCGAGCAGGGCGGTGCCGGCACGCCGGCTCCCGCCGACGCCGAGGTGGCGGAGTAA
- the rplA gene encoding 50S ribosomal protein L1 produces MKRSKTLRAADAKIDRERNYAPLEAVRLAKETSATKFDGTVEVAFSLGVDPRKADQMVRGTVNLPHGTGKTARVLVFATGDRAAAAEAAGADIVGADELIDEVAKGRLDFDAVVATPDLMGKVGRLGRVLGPRGLMPNPKTGTVTPDVVKAVNDIKGGKIEFRVDKHSNLHFIIGKVSFDETKLVENYAAALEEILRLKPSAAKGRYIKKATLATTMGPGIPLDANRTRNLLVEEDPAAV; encoded by the coding sequence GTGAAGCGCAGCAAGACCCTCCGCGCTGCGGACGCCAAGATCGACCGGGAGCGCAACTACGCCCCGCTCGAGGCCGTCCGGCTCGCCAAGGAGACCTCCGCCACGAAGTTCGACGGCACCGTCGAGGTCGCGTTCAGCCTGGGTGTTGACCCTCGCAAGGCCGACCAGATGGTCCGTGGCACCGTGAACCTCCCGCACGGCACCGGCAAGACCGCCCGGGTCCTGGTCTTCGCGACCGGTGACCGTGCTGCGGCCGCGGAAGCCGCGGGCGCCGACATCGTCGGCGCCGACGAGCTCATCGACGAGGTGGCGAAGGGCCGTCTGGACTTCGACGCCGTCGTCGCCACCCCGGACCTCATGGGCAAGGTCGGCCGCCTCGGCCGCGTGCTCGGTCCGCGTGGTCTGATGCCGAACCCGAAGACCGGCACCGTCACCCCCGATGTCGTCAAGGCTGTCAACGACATCAAGGGCGGCAAGATCGAGTTCCGCGTCGACAAGCACTCGAACCTGCACTTCATCATCGGCAAGGTCTCCTTCGACGAGACCAAGCTGGTGGAGAACTACGCAGCGGCGCTGGAGGAGATCCTCCGTCTGAAGCCGTCCGCCGCCAAGGGCCGCTACATCAAGAAGGCCACGCTGGCCACCACGATGGGCCCCGGCATCCCGCTGGACGCCAACCGCACCCGCAACCTCCTCGTCGAGGAGGACCCGGCCGCCGTCTGA
- the rplK gene encoding 50S ribosomal protein L11: protein MPPKKKKVTGLIKLQINAGAANPAPPVGPALGQHGVNIMEFCKAYNAATESQRGMVVPVEITVYEDRSFTFVTKTPPAAKLILKAAGVDKGSGEPHKTKVAKLTAAQVREIATTKLPDLNANDLDAASKIIAGTARSMGITVEG from the coding sequence ATGCCTCCCAAGAAGAAGAAGGTCACGGGGCTTATCAAGCTCCAGATCAACGCCGGTGCGGCGAACCCGGCCCCGCCGGTCGGCCCCGCGCTCGGTCAGCACGGCGTCAACATCATGGAGTTCTGCAAGGCCTACAACGCCGCGACCGAGTCGCAGCGTGGCATGGTCGTGCCGGTGGAGATCACGGTCTACGAAGACCGTTCGTTCACCTTCGTCACCAAGACTCCGCCGGCCGCCAAGCTGATCCTCAAGGCCGCAGGTGTGGACAAGGGCTCCGGCGAGCCGCACAAGACCAAGGTCGCCAAGCTCACGGCTGCCCAGGTCCGCGAGATCGCCACGACGAAGCTCCCCGACCTGAACGCCAACGACCTCGACGCCGCGTCGAAGATCATCGCTGGCACCGCCCGTTCCATGGGCATCACGGTCGAAGGCTGA
- the nusG gene encoding transcription termination/antitermination protein NusG yields the protein MSDPNLNDAVEPEAGAFESAKDELDIVEAADSVEPDQAEAADEAAGEPAEQDAVHVESEESDDVEASSEEDDAEADEADEAEASDDESADGTDEEEAEPAPAVDPVTALRDELRGLPGEWYVIHTYAGYEKRVKANLEQRAVSLNVEDFIYQAEVPEEEIVQIKNGERKNVRQNKLPGYVLVRMDLTNESWGVVRNTPGVTGFVGNAYDPYPLTLDEIVKMLAPEAEEKAAREAAEAEGKPAPSRKVEVQVLDFEVGDSVTVTDGPFATLQATINEINADSKKVKGLVEIFGRETPVELSFDQIQKN from the coding sequence GTGTCTGACCCGAACCTGAACGACGCCGTCGAGCCCGAGGCTGGCGCCTTCGAGTCCGCCAAGGACGAGCTCGACATCGTTGAGGCTGCTGATTCCGTGGAGCCGGACCAGGCCGAAGCGGCCGACGAGGCCGCGGGCGAGCCCGCCGAGCAGGACGCCGTGCACGTCGAGTCGGAGGAGTCCGACGACGTCGAGGCTTCGTCCGAGGAGGACGACGCCGAGGCGGACGAGGCCGACGAGGCCGAGGCCTCCGACGACGAGAGCGCCGACGGGACCGACGAGGAAGAGGCCGAGCCGGCCCCCGCCGTCGACCCCGTCACCGCCCTGCGCGACGAGCTCCGCGGTCTCCCCGGCGAGTGGTACGTCATCCACACGTACGCCGGATACGAGAAGCGCGTGAAGGCCAACCTGGAGCAGCGCGCCGTCTCGCTCAACGTCGAGGACTTCATCTACCAGGCCGAAGTGCCCGAGGAAGAGATCGTCCAGATCAAGAACGGTGAGCGCAAGAACGTCCGCCAGAACAAGCTCCCGGGTTACGTCCTGGTGCGCATGGACCTGACGAACGAGTCCTGGGGCGTTGTCCGCAACACGCCCGGCGTCACCGGCTTCGTGGGCAACGCCTACGACCCGTACCCGCTGACCCTGGACGAGATCGTCAAGATGCTCGCCCCCGAGGCCGAGGAGAAGGCGGCCCGCGAGGCGGCCGAGGCCGAGGGCAAGCCGGCTCCGTCCCGCAAGGTCGAGGTCCAGGTGCTGGACTTCGAGGTGGGCGACTCGGTCACCGTCACCGACGGCCCGTTCGCGACGCTGCAGGCGACGATCAACGAGATCAACGCCGACTCGAAGAAGGTCAAGGGCCTGGTCGAGATCTTCGGTCGCGAGACCCCGGTCGAGCTCAGCTTCGACCAGATCCAGAAGAACTAG
- the secE gene encoding preprotein translocase subunit SecE: protein MTDAVGSIDMPDAEDEVPESKKKTRKGGKRGKKGPLGRLALFYRQIVAELRKVVWPTRNQLTTYTTVVIVFVVVMIGLVTVIDMGFARVIKYVFG, encoded by the coding sequence GTGACGGACGCCGTGGGCTCCATCGACATGCCTGATGCCGAGGATGAAGTCCCCGAGTCGAAGAAGAAGACCCGGAAGGGCGGCAAGCGCGGCAAGAAGGGCCCTCTGGGGCGCCTCGCGCTGTTCTACCGCCAGATCGTCGCCGAGCTCCGTAAGGTTGTCTGGCCGACTCGCAACCAGCTGACGACCTACACCACCGTGGTGATCGTGTTCGTCGTTGTCATGATTGGTCTTGTTACCGTCATTGACATGGGATTCGCGCGGGTCATCAAGTACGTCTTCGGCTGA